In one window of Camelus dromedarius isolate mCamDro1 chromosome 7, mCamDro1.pat, whole genome shotgun sequence DNA:
- the POLM gene encoding DNA-directed DNA/RNA polymerase mu isoform X2, whose product MLPKRRRARVGSPDAAPCPAARFPGVAIHLAEPHMGRSRRAFLTRLALSKGFRVLDAYSPEVTHVVMEGTSAEEATCWQERKIASLPPGGSHPALLDISWFTDSMEAGHPVPVEGRHRLEVAVPRKELPSPAWMPPYACQRPTPLTHHNTSLSDALETLAEAAGFDRSEGRQLSFCRAASVLKALPGPVTALSQLQGLPHFGEHSRRVVQELLEHGVCEEVESVRLSERYQIMKLFTQIFGVGVKTADRWYQEGLRTLDDLREQPQRLTQQQKAGLRHHQDLSALIQRSDAEALHQAVEAAVGQALPGATVTLAGGFRRGKLQGHDVDFLITHPQEGREAGLLPRVMCCLKKQGLVLYHQHQRSQQRDPAHPAWQNHIMDAFERSFCIFRLPQPPGADVEGCQKPCPTWKAVRVDLVVAPSSQFPFALLGWTGSKHFERELRRFSRKERGLWLNSHGLFDPEQGSHCGGGDGSGALKPLLCCRRRFST is encoded by the exons ATGCTACCGAAACGGCGGCGAGCGAGGGTCGGGTCCCCTGACGCCGCCCCCTGCCCCGCGGCGCGCTTTCCCGGGGTCGCTATCCACCTGGCCGAGCCGCACATGGGCCGCAGCCGCCGGGCCTTCCTCACACGCCTGGCGCTCTCCAAGGGCTTCCGGGTCCTGGACGCCTACAG CCCTGAGGTGACACACGTGGTGATGGAGGGGACCTCAGCAGAGGAGGCCACCTGCTGGCAGGAGCGCAAGATAGCATCTCTTCCCCCAGGTGGCAGCCACCCAGCACTGTTAGACATAAGCTGGTTCACAGACAGCATGGAAGCTGGGCATCCTGTCCCTGTGGAGGGCAGACACCGCCTGGAG GTGGCTGTGCCCAGGAAGGAGCTGCCAAGCCCAGCATGGATGCCGCCCTATGCCTGCCAGCGCCCCACTCCCCTCACACACCACAACACCAGCCTCTCG GATGCTCTGGAGACACTGGCGGAGGCAGCGGGCTTTGACCGCAGTGAGGGCCGCCAACTCTCCTTCTGCAGAGCAGCCTCAGTGCTCAAGGCCCTTCCCGGCCCGGTCACAGCCCTGAGCCAGCTGCAGGGGCTGCCCCACTTCGGAGAACACTCCCGCAGGGTCGTCCAG GAGCTGCTGGAGCACGGAGTGTGTGAGGAGGTGGAGAGTGTCCGGCTGTCAGAGAGGTACCAGATCATGAAG CTCTTCACCCAGATCTTCGGGGTCGGGGTAAAGACGGCTGACCGCTGGTACCAGGAAGGGCTGCGGACCCTGGACGACCTCCGAGAGCAGCCCCAGAGACTGACCCAGCAGCAGAAAGCAG GCCTGCGGCACCACCAGGACCTGAGCGCCCTGATCCAGCGGTCGGACGCCGAGGCCCTGCATCAGGCGGTGGAGGCGGCCGTGGGGCAGGCCCTTCCCGGGGCCACCGTCACGCTGGCCGGCGGCTTCCGGAG GGGGAAGTTGCAGGGCCACGACGTGGACTTCCTCATCACCCATCCCCAGGAGGGCcgggaggcagggctgctgcccaGAGTGATGTGCTGCCTGAAGAAACAG GGCCTTGTCCTCTACCACCAGCATCAGCGCAGCCAACAGCGAGACCCCGCCCACCCGGCCTGGCAGAACCACATCATGGACGCCTTTGAGAGGAGTTTCTGCATTTTCCGCCTGCCGCAACCCCCGGGGGCTGATGTCGAGGGATGCCAGAAGCCCTGCCCCACCTGGAAGGCGGTGCGCGTGGACCTGGTGGTCGCCCCCAGCAGCCAGTTCCCCTTTGCCCTACTCGGCTGGACCGGCTCCAAG CATTTTGAGCGGGAGCTGCGCCGCTtcagcaggaaggagagggggctCTGGCTGAACAGCCACGGTCTGTTTGATCCAGAGCAG ggaagccacTGTGGTGGTGGGGATGGCTCCGGGGCACTGAAGCCCCTACTCTGTTGCAGAAGACGATTTTCCACGTGA
- the POLM gene encoding DNA-directed DNA/RNA polymerase mu isoform X5, whose amino-acid sequence MLPKRRRARVGSPDAAPCPAARFPGVAIHLAEPHMGRSRRAFLTRLALSKGFRVLDAYSPEVTHVVMEGTSAEEATCWQERKIASLPPGGSHPALLDISWFTDSMEAGHPVPVEGRHRLEVAVPRKELPSPAWMPPYACQRPTPLTHHNTSLSDALETLAEAAGFDRSEGRQLSFCRAASVLKALPGPVTALSQLQGLPHFGEHSRRVVQELLEHGVCEEVESVRLSERYQIMKLFTQIFGVGVKTADRWYQEGLRTLDDLREQPQRLTQQQKAGLRHHQDLSALIQRSDAEALHQAVEAAVGQALPGATVTLAGGFRRALSSTTSISAANSETPPTRPGRTTSWTPLRGVSAFSACRNPRGLMSRDARSPAPPGRRCAWTWWSPPAASSPLPYSAGPAPSILSGSCAASAGRRGGSG is encoded by the exons ATGCTACCGAAACGGCGGCGAGCGAGGGTCGGGTCCCCTGACGCCGCCCCCTGCCCCGCGGCGCGCTTTCCCGGGGTCGCTATCCACCTGGCCGAGCCGCACATGGGCCGCAGCCGCCGGGCCTTCCTCACACGCCTGGCGCTCTCCAAGGGCTTCCGGGTCCTGGACGCCTACAG CCCTGAGGTGACACACGTGGTGATGGAGGGGACCTCAGCAGAGGAGGCCACCTGCTGGCAGGAGCGCAAGATAGCATCTCTTCCCCCAGGTGGCAGCCACCCAGCACTGTTAGACATAAGCTGGTTCACAGACAGCATGGAAGCTGGGCATCCTGTCCCTGTGGAGGGCAGACACCGCCTGGAG GTGGCTGTGCCCAGGAAGGAGCTGCCAAGCCCAGCATGGATGCCGCCCTATGCCTGCCAGCGCCCCACTCCCCTCACACACCACAACACCAGCCTCTCG GATGCTCTGGAGACACTGGCGGAGGCAGCGGGCTTTGACCGCAGTGAGGGCCGCCAACTCTCCTTCTGCAGAGCAGCCTCAGTGCTCAAGGCCCTTCCCGGCCCGGTCACAGCCCTGAGCCAGCTGCAGGGGCTGCCCCACTTCGGAGAACACTCCCGCAGGGTCGTCCAG GAGCTGCTGGAGCACGGAGTGTGTGAGGAGGTGGAGAGTGTCCGGCTGTCAGAGAGGTACCAGATCATGAAG CTCTTCACCCAGATCTTCGGGGTCGGGGTAAAGACGGCTGACCGCTGGTACCAGGAAGGGCTGCGGACCCTGGACGACCTCCGAGAGCAGCCCCAGAGACTGACCCAGCAGCAGAAAGCAG GCCTGCGGCACCACCAGGACCTGAGCGCCCTGATCCAGCGGTCGGACGCCGAGGCCCTGCATCAGGCGGTGGAGGCGGCCGTGGGGCAGGCCCTTCCCGGGGCCACCGTCACGCTGGCCGGCGGCTTCCGGAG GGCCTTGTCCTCTACCACCAGCATCAGCGCAGCCAACAGCGAGACCCCGCCCACCCGGCCTGGCAGAACCACATCATGGACGCCTTTGAGAGGAGTTTCTGCATTTTCCGCCTGCCGCAACCCCCGGGGGCTGATGTCGAGGGATGCCAGAAGCCCTGCCCCACCTGGAAGGCGGTGCGCGTGGACCTGGTGGTCGCCCCCAGCAGCCAGTTCCCCTTTGCCCTACTCGGCTGGACCGGCTCCAAG CATTTTGAGCGGGAGCTGCGCCGCTtcagcaggaaggagagggggctCTGGCTGA
- the POLM gene encoding DNA-directed DNA/RNA polymerase mu isoform X7: MLPKRRRARVGSPDAAPCPAARFPGVAIHLAEPHMGRSRRAFLTRLALSKGFRVLDAYSPEVTHVVMEGTSAEEATCWQERKIASLPPGGSHPALLDISWFTDSMEAGHPVPVEGRHRLEVAVPRKELPSPAWMPPYACQRPTPLTHHNTSLSDALETLAEAAGFDRSEGRQLSFCRAASVLKALPGPVTALSQLQGLPHFGEHSRRVVQELLEHGVCEEVESVRLSERYQIMKLFTQIFGVGVKTADRWYQEGLRTLDDLREQPQRLTQQQKAGEPAAPPGPERPDPAVGRRGPASGGGGGRGAGPSRGHRHAGRRLPEGLVLYHQHQRSQQRDPAHPAWQNHIMDAFERSFCIFRLPQPPGADVEGCQKPCPTWKAVRVDLVVAPSSQFPFALLGWTGSKHFERELRRFSRKERGLWLNSHGLFDPEQKTIFHVTSEEDIFRYLGLEYLPPEQRNA, translated from the exons ATGCTACCGAAACGGCGGCGAGCGAGGGTCGGGTCCCCTGACGCCGCCCCCTGCCCCGCGGCGCGCTTTCCCGGGGTCGCTATCCACCTGGCCGAGCCGCACATGGGCCGCAGCCGCCGGGCCTTCCTCACACGCCTGGCGCTCTCCAAGGGCTTCCGGGTCCTGGACGCCTACAG CCCTGAGGTGACACACGTGGTGATGGAGGGGACCTCAGCAGAGGAGGCCACCTGCTGGCAGGAGCGCAAGATAGCATCTCTTCCCCCAGGTGGCAGCCACCCAGCACTGTTAGACATAAGCTGGTTCACAGACAGCATGGAAGCTGGGCATCCTGTCCCTGTGGAGGGCAGACACCGCCTGGAG GTGGCTGTGCCCAGGAAGGAGCTGCCAAGCCCAGCATGGATGCCGCCCTATGCCTGCCAGCGCCCCACTCCCCTCACACACCACAACACCAGCCTCTCG GATGCTCTGGAGACACTGGCGGAGGCAGCGGGCTTTGACCGCAGTGAGGGCCGCCAACTCTCCTTCTGCAGAGCAGCCTCAGTGCTCAAGGCCCTTCCCGGCCCGGTCACAGCCCTGAGCCAGCTGCAGGGGCTGCCCCACTTCGGAGAACACTCCCGCAGGGTCGTCCAG GAGCTGCTGGAGCACGGAGTGTGTGAGGAGGTGGAGAGTGTCCGGCTGTCAGAGAGGTACCAGATCATGAAG CTCTTCACCCAGATCTTCGGGGTCGGGGTAAAGACGGCTGACCGCTGGTACCAGGAAGGGCTGCGGACCCTGGACGACCTCCGAGAGCAGCCCCAGAGACTGACCCAGCAGCAGAAAGCAGGTGA GCCTGCGGCACCACCAGGACCTGAGCGCCCTGATCCAGCGGTCGGACGCCGAGGCCCTGCATCAGGCGGTGGAGGCGGCCGTGGGGCAGGCCCTTCCCGGGGCCACCGTCACGCTGGCCGGCGGCTTCCGGAG GGCCTTGTCCTCTACCACCAGCATCAGCGCAGCCAACAGCGAGACCCCGCCCACCCGGCCTGGCAGAACCACATCATGGACGCCTTTGAGAGGAGTTTCTGCATTTTCCGCCTGCCGCAACCCCCGGGGGCTGATGTCGAGGGATGCCAGAAGCCCTGCCCCACCTGGAAGGCGGTGCGCGTGGACCTGGTGGTCGCCCCCAGCAGCCAGTTCCCCTTTGCCCTACTCGGCTGGACCGGCTCCAAG CATTTTGAGCGGGAGCTGCGCCGCTtcagcaggaaggagagggggctCTGGCTGAACAGCCACGGTCTGTTTGATCCAGAGCAG AAGACGATTTTCCACGTGACTTCAGAGGAAGACATCTTCAGATACCTGGGCCTTGAGTACCTTCCCCCAGAGCAGAGGAATGCCTGA
- the POLM gene encoding DNA-directed DNA/RNA polymerase mu isoform X6: protein MLPKRRRARVGSPDAAPCPAARFPGVAIHLAEPHMGRSRRAFLTRLALSKGFRVLDAYSPEVTHVVMEGTSAEEATCWQERKIASLPPGGSHPALLDISWFTDSMEAGHPVPVEGRHRLEVAVPRKELPSPAWMPPYACQRPTPLTHHNTSLSDALETLAEAAGFDRSEGRQLSFCRAASVLKALPGPVTALSQLQGLPHFGEHSRRVVQELLEHGVCEEVESVRLSERYQIMKLFTQIFGVGVKTADRWYQEGLRTLDDLREQPQRLTQQQKAGLRHHQDLSALIQRSDAEALHQAVEAAVGQALPGATVTLAGGFRRALSSTTSISAANSETPPTRPGRTTSWTPLRGVSAFSACRNPRGLMSRDARSPAPPGRRCAWTWWSPPAASSPLPYSAGPAPRRRFST, encoded by the exons ATGCTACCGAAACGGCGGCGAGCGAGGGTCGGGTCCCCTGACGCCGCCCCCTGCCCCGCGGCGCGCTTTCCCGGGGTCGCTATCCACCTGGCCGAGCCGCACATGGGCCGCAGCCGCCGGGCCTTCCTCACACGCCTGGCGCTCTCCAAGGGCTTCCGGGTCCTGGACGCCTACAG CCCTGAGGTGACACACGTGGTGATGGAGGGGACCTCAGCAGAGGAGGCCACCTGCTGGCAGGAGCGCAAGATAGCATCTCTTCCCCCAGGTGGCAGCCACCCAGCACTGTTAGACATAAGCTGGTTCACAGACAGCATGGAAGCTGGGCATCCTGTCCCTGTGGAGGGCAGACACCGCCTGGAG GTGGCTGTGCCCAGGAAGGAGCTGCCAAGCCCAGCATGGATGCCGCCCTATGCCTGCCAGCGCCCCACTCCCCTCACACACCACAACACCAGCCTCTCG GATGCTCTGGAGACACTGGCGGAGGCAGCGGGCTTTGACCGCAGTGAGGGCCGCCAACTCTCCTTCTGCAGAGCAGCCTCAGTGCTCAAGGCCCTTCCCGGCCCGGTCACAGCCCTGAGCCAGCTGCAGGGGCTGCCCCACTTCGGAGAACACTCCCGCAGGGTCGTCCAG GAGCTGCTGGAGCACGGAGTGTGTGAGGAGGTGGAGAGTGTCCGGCTGTCAGAGAGGTACCAGATCATGAAG CTCTTCACCCAGATCTTCGGGGTCGGGGTAAAGACGGCTGACCGCTGGTACCAGGAAGGGCTGCGGACCCTGGACGACCTCCGAGAGCAGCCCCAGAGACTGACCCAGCAGCAGAAAGCAG GCCTGCGGCACCACCAGGACCTGAGCGCCCTGATCCAGCGGTCGGACGCCGAGGCCCTGCATCAGGCGGTGGAGGCGGCCGTGGGGCAGGCCCTTCCCGGGGCCACCGTCACGCTGGCCGGCGGCTTCCGGAG GGCCTTGTCCTCTACCACCAGCATCAGCGCAGCCAACAGCGAGACCCCGCCCACCCGGCCTGGCAGAACCACATCATGGACGCCTTTGAGAGGAGTTTCTGCATTTTCCGCCTGCCGCAACCCCCGGGGGCTGATGTCGAGGGATGCCAGAAGCCCTGCCCCACCTGGAAGGCGGTGCGCGTGGACCTGGTGGTCGCCCCCAGCAGCCAGTTCCCCTTTGCCCTACTCGGCTGGACCGGCTCCAAG AAGACGATTTTCCACGTGA
- the POLM gene encoding DNA-directed DNA/RNA polymerase mu isoform X4, with translation MLPKRRRARVGSPDAAPCPAARFPGVAIHLAEPHMGRSRRAFLTRLALSKGFRVLDAYSPEVTHVVMEGTSAEEATCWQERKIASLPPGGSHPALLDISWFTDSMEAGHPVPVEGRHRLEVAVPRKELPSPAWMPPYACQRPTPLTHHNTSLSDALETLAEAAGFDRSEGRQLSFCRAASVLKALPGPVTALSQLQGLPHFGEHSRRVVQELLEHGVCEEVESVRLSERYQIMKLFTQIFGVGVKTADRWYQEGLRTLDDLREQPQRLTQQQKAGLRHHQDLSALIQRSDAEALHQAVEAAVGQALPGATVTLAGGFRRGKLQGHDVDFLITHPQEGREAGLLPRVMCCLKKQGLVLYHQHQRSQQRDPAHPAWQNHIMDAFERSFCIFRLPQPPGADVEGCQKPCPTWKAVRVDLVVAPSSQFPFALLGWTGSKKTIFHVTSEEDIFRYLGLEYLPPEQRNA, from the exons ATGCTACCGAAACGGCGGCGAGCGAGGGTCGGGTCCCCTGACGCCGCCCCCTGCCCCGCGGCGCGCTTTCCCGGGGTCGCTATCCACCTGGCCGAGCCGCACATGGGCCGCAGCCGCCGGGCCTTCCTCACACGCCTGGCGCTCTCCAAGGGCTTCCGGGTCCTGGACGCCTACAG CCCTGAGGTGACACACGTGGTGATGGAGGGGACCTCAGCAGAGGAGGCCACCTGCTGGCAGGAGCGCAAGATAGCATCTCTTCCCCCAGGTGGCAGCCACCCAGCACTGTTAGACATAAGCTGGTTCACAGACAGCATGGAAGCTGGGCATCCTGTCCCTGTGGAGGGCAGACACCGCCTGGAG GTGGCTGTGCCCAGGAAGGAGCTGCCAAGCCCAGCATGGATGCCGCCCTATGCCTGCCAGCGCCCCACTCCCCTCACACACCACAACACCAGCCTCTCG GATGCTCTGGAGACACTGGCGGAGGCAGCGGGCTTTGACCGCAGTGAGGGCCGCCAACTCTCCTTCTGCAGAGCAGCCTCAGTGCTCAAGGCCCTTCCCGGCCCGGTCACAGCCCTGAGCCAGCTGCAGGGGCTGCCCCACTTCGGAGAACACTCCCGCAGGGTCGTCCAG GAGCTGCTGGAGCACGGAGTGTGTGAGGAGGTGGAGAGTGTCCGGCTGTCAGAGAGGTACCAGATCATGAAG CTCTTCACCCAGATCTTCGGGGTCGGGGTAAAGACGGCTGACCGCTGGTACCAGGAAGGGCTGCGGACCCTGGACGACCTCCGAGAGCAGCCCCAGAGACTGACCCAGCAGCAGAAAGCAG GCCTGCGGCACCACCAGGACCTGAGCGCCCTGATCCAGCGGTCGGACGCCGAGGCCCTGCATCAGGCGGTGGAGGCGGCCGTGGGGCAGGCCCTTCCCGGGGCCACCGTCACGCTGGCCGGCGGCTTCCGGAG GGGGAAGTTGCAGGGCCACGACGTGGACTTCCTCATCACCCATCCCCAGGAGGGCcgggaggcagggctgctgcccaGAGTGATGTGCTGCCTGAAGAAACAG GGCCTTGTCCTCTACCACCAGCATCAGCGCAGCCAACAGCGAGACCCCGCCCACCCGGCCTGGCAGAACCACATCATGGACGCCTTTGAGAGGAGTTTCTGCATTTTCCGCCTGCCGCAACCCCCGGGGGCTGATGTCGAGGGATGCCAGAAGCCCTGCCCCACCTGGAAGGCGGTGCGCGTGGACCTGGTGGTCGCCCCCAGCAGCCAGTTCCCCTTTGCCCTACTCGGCTGGACCGGCTCCAAG AAGACGATTTTCCACGTGACTTCAGAGGAAGACATCTTCAGATACCTGGGCCTTGAGTACCTTCCCCCAGAGCAGAGGAATGCCTGA
- the POLM gene encoding DNA-directed DNA/RNA polymerase mu isoform X1 — MLPKRRRARVGSPDAAPCPAARFPGVAIHLAEPHMGRSRRAFLTRLALSKGFRVLDAYSPEVTHVVMEGTSAEEATCWQERKIASLPPGGSHPALLDISWFTDSMEAGHPVPVEGRHRLEVAVPRKELPSPAWMPPYACQRPTPLTHHNTSLSDALETLAEAAGFDRSEGRQLSFCRAASVLKALPGPVTALSQLQGLPHFGEHSRRVVQELLEHGVCEEVESVRLSERYQIMKLFTQIFGVGVKTADRWYQEGLRTLDDLREQPQRLTQQQKAGLRHHQDLSALIQRSDAEALHQAVEAAVGQALPGATVTLAGGFRRGKLQGHDVDFLITHPQEGREAGLLPRVMCCLKKQGLVLYHQHQRSQQRDPAHPAWQNHIMDAFERSFCIFRLPQPPGADVEGCQKPCPTWKAVRVDLVVAPSSQFPFALLGWTGSKHFERELRRFSRKERGLWLNSHGLFDPEQKTIFHVTSEEDIFRYLGLEYLPPEQRNA; from the exons ATGCTACCGAAACGGCGGCGAGCGAGGGTCGGGTCCCCTGACGCCGCCCCCTGCCCCGCGGCGCGCTTTCCCGGGGTCGCTATCCACCTGGCCGAGCCGCACATGGGCCGCAGCCGCCGGGCCTTCCTCACACGCCTGGCGCTCTCCAAGGGCTTCCGGGTCCTGGACGCCTACAG CCCTGAGGTGACACACGTGGTGATGGAGGGGACCTCAGCAGAGGAGGCCACCTGCTGGCAGGAGCGCAAGATAGCATCTCTTCCCCCAGGTGGCAGCCACCCAGCACTGTTAGACATAAGCTGGTTCACAGACAGCATGGAAGCTGGGCATCCTGTCCCTGTGGAGGGCAGACACCGCCTGGAG GTGGCTGTGCCCAGGAAGGAGCTGCCAAGCCCAGCATGGATGCCGCCCTATGCCTGCCAGCGCCCCACTCCCCTCACACACCACAACACCAGCCTCTCG GATGCTCTGGAGACACTGGCGGAGGCAGCGGGCTTTGACCGCAGTGAGGGCCGCCAACTCTCCTTCTGCAGAGCAGCCTCAGTGCTCAAGGCCCTTCCCGGCCCGGTCACAGCCCTGAGCCAGCTGCAGGGGCTGCCCCACTTCGGAGAACACTCCCGCAGGGTCGTCCAG GAGCTGCTGGAGCACGGAGTGTGTGAGGAGGTGGAGAGTGTCCGGCTGTCAGAGAGGTACCAGATCATGAAG CTCTTCACCCAGATCTTCGGGGTCGGGGTAAAGACGGCTGACCGCTGGTACCAGGAAGGGCTGCGGACCCTGGACGACCTCCGAGAGCAGCCCCAGAGACTGACCCAGCAGCAGAAAGCAG GCCTGCGGCACCACCAGGACCTGAGCGCCCTGATCCAGCGGTCGGACGCCGAGGCCCTGCATCAGGCGGTGGAGGCGGCCGTGGGGCAGGCCCTTCCCGGGGCCACCGTCACGCTGGCCGGCGGCTTCCGGAG GGGGAAGTTGCAGGGCCACGACGTGGACTTCCTCATCACCCATCCCCAGGAGGGCcgggaggcagggctgctgcccaGAGTGATGTGCTGCCTGAAGAAACAG GGCCTTGTCCTCTACCACCAGCATCAGCGCAGCCAACAGCGAGACCCCGCCCACCCGGCCTGGCAGAACCACATCATGGACGCCTTTGAGAGGAGTTTCTGCATTTTCCGCCTGCCGCAACCCCCGGGGGCTGATGTCGAGGGATGCCAGAAGCCCTGCCCCACCTGGAAGGCGGTGCGCGTGGACCTGGTGGTCGCCCCCAGCAGCCAGTTCCCCTTTGCCCTACTCGGCTGGACCGGCTCCAAG CATTTTGAGCGGGAGCTGCGCCGCTtcagcaggaaggagagggggctCTGGCTGAACAGCCACGGTCTGTTTGATCCAGAGCAG AAGACGATTTTCCACGTGACTTCAGAGGAAGACATCTTCAGATACCTGGGCCTTGAGTACCTTCCCCCAGAGCAGAGGAATGCCTGA
- the POLM gene encoding DNA-directed DNA/RNA polymerase mu isoform X3, with translation MMMAAWCVLGTKPLFLLALLTFTAALQSICVILCLAEEEIEVQSPEVTHVVMEGTSAEEATCWQERKIASLPPGGSHPALLDISWFTDSMEAGHPVPVEGRHRLEVAVPRKELPSPAWMPPYACQRPTPLTHHNTSLSDALETLAEAAGFDRSEGRQLSFCRAASVLKALPGPVTALSQLQGLPHFGEHSRRVVQELLEHGVCEEVESVRLSERYQIMKLFTQIFGVGVKTADRWYQEGLRTLDDLREQPQRLTQQQKAGLRHHQDLSALIQRSDAEALHQAVEAAVGQALPGATVTLAGGFRRGKLQGHDVDFLITHPQEGREAGLLPRVMCCLKKQGLVLYHQHQRSQQRDPAHPAWQNHIMDAFERSFCIFRLPQPPGADVEGCQKPCPTWKAVRVDLVVAPSSQFPFALLGWTGSKHFERELRRFSRKERGLWLNSHGLFDPEQKTIFHVTSEEDIFRYLGLEYLPPEQRNA, from the exons ATGATGATGGCAGCTTGGTGTGTACTGGGCACTAAGCCCCTTTTCCTATTAGCTCTTTTAACCTTTACAGCAGCCCTACAAAGTATCTGTGTTATTCTCTGCCttgcagaggaggaaattgaagtACAGAG CCCTGAGGTGACACACGTGGTGATGGAGGGGACCTCAGCAGAGGAGGCCACCTGCTGGCAGGAGCGCAAGATAGCATCTCTTCCCCCAGGTGGCAGCCACCCAGCACTGTTAGACATAAGCTGGTTCACAGACAGCATGGAAGCTGGGCATCCTGTCCCTGTGGAGGGCAGACACCGCCTGGAG GTGGCTGTGCCCAGGAAGGAGCTGCCAAGCCCAGCATGGATGCCGCCCTATGCCTGCCAGCGCCCCACTCCCCTCACACACCACAACACCAGCCTCTCG GATGCTCTGGAGACACTGGCGGAGGCAGCGGGCTTTGACCGCAGTGAGGGCCGCCAACTCTCCTTCTGCAGAGCAGCCTCAGTGCTCAAGGCCCTTCCCGGCCCGGTCACAGCCCTGAGCCAGCTGCAGGGGCTGCCCCACTTCGGAGAACACTCCCGCAGGGTCGTCCAG GAGCTGCTGGAGCACGGAGTGTGTGAGGAGGTGGAGAGTGTCCGGCTGTCAGAGAGGTACCAGATCATGAAG CTCTTCACCCAGATCTTCGGGGTCGGGGTAAAGACGGCTGACCGCTGGTACCAGGAAGGGCTGCGGACCCTGGACGACCTCCGAGAGCAGCCCCAGAGACTGACCCAGCAGCAGAAAGCAG GCCTGCGGCACCACCAGGACCTGAGCGCCCTGATCCAGCGGTCGGACGCCGAGGCCCTGCATCAGGCGGTGGAGGCGGCCGTGGGGCAGGCCCTTCCCGGGGCCACCGTCACGCTGGCCGGCGGCTTCCGGAG GGGGAAGTTGCAGGGCCACGACGTGGACTTCCTCATCACCCATCCCCAGGAGGGCcgggaggcagggctgctgcccaGAGTGATGTGCTGCCTGAAGAAACAG GGCCTTGTCCTCTACCACCAGCATCAGCGCAGCCAACAGCGAGACCCCGCCCACCCGGCCTGGCAGAACCACATCATGGACGCCTTTGAGAGGAGTTTCTGCATTTTCCGCCTGCCGCAACCCCCGGGGGCTGATGTCGAGGGATGCCAGAAGCCCTGCCCCACCTGGAAGGCGGTGCGCGTGGACCTGGTGGTCGCCCCCAGCAGCCAGTTCCCCTTTGCCCTACTCGGCTGGACCGGCTCCAAG CATTTTGAGCGGGAGCTGCGCCGCTtcagcaggaaggagagggggctCTGGCTGAACAGCCACGGTCTGTTTGATCCAGAGCAG AAGACGATTTTCCACGTGACTTCAGAGGAAGACATCTTCAGATACCTGGGCCTTGAGTACCTTCCCCCAGAGCAGAGGAATGCCTGA